A stretch of Lathyrus oleraceus cultivar Zhongwan6 chromosome 6, CAAS_Psat_ZW6_1.0, whole genome shotgun sequence DNA encodes these proteins:
- the LOC127093332 gene encoding uncharacterized protein LOC127093332 yields the protein MASDSKSNLKITIQSNPSESTLAELNIKCWPKWGCSPGKYQLKFDAEETCYLLKGKVKAYTKGSSSEYVEFGAGDLVTIPKGLSCTWDVSVAVDKYYKFEASSSS from the exons ATGGCTTCAGATTCCAAATCAAATCTTAAAATCACCATACAAAGCAATCCTTCAGAATCAACCTTAGCTGAACTCAACATCAAGTGTTGGCCCAA ATGGGGGTGTTCACCAGGGAAATACCAGTTAAAATTTGATGCAGAGGAAACATGCTATTTGTTGAAAGGAAAAGTTAAAGCATACACAAAAGGTTCATCATCAGAGTATGTAGAGTTTGGTGCTGGAGATCTTGTGACAATTCCAAAAGGACTAAGTTGTACTTGGGATGTTTCTGTTGCTGTTGATAAGTACTACAAATTTGAAGCTTCATCATCTTCTTAG
- the LOC127093331 gene encoding 3-oxoacyl-[acyl-carrier-protein] synthase, mitochondrial, which produces MAIRSNSRRVFNSVYRYISSSSRSSSTHCKPFPPPPVVSSRRVVVTGLGMVTPLGCGVDKTWNQLIDGKCGIRALRLEDLKMNSFDSETQLTTFDQLTSKVAAVVPTGTNKGEFNEELWLNSKEHRSMTRFVAYALCAAEEALRDSNWFPTEQEHKERTGVSIGGGIGSVSDMLDSAQLICEKRLRRLSPFFVPRILINMASGHVSMKYGFQGPNHAAVTACATGSHSIGDAMRMIQFGDADVMVTGGTESSIDALSIAGFCRSRALTTKYNSMPQEASRPFDSGRDGFVIGEGSGVLVLEELEHAKNRGAKIYAEIRGYGMSGDAYHITQPPSDGRGAILAMTRALRQSGLHPSDVDYINAHATSTHLGDAIEANAIKTVFSDHASSSALAFSSTKGAIGHLLGAAGAVEAIFSVLAIRHGIAPLTLNLTKPDSVFGDGFMPLTASKEMPIRVAMSNSFGFGGTNASLLFAYSGSE; this is translated from the exons ATGGCAATACGCTCAAATTCACGGAGAGTTTTCAATTCCGTTTACCGatacatttcatcttcatctcgtTCTTCTTCCACTCACTGTAAACCCTTTCCACCTCCTCCTGTTGTTTCTTCTCGAAGAGTAGTTGTCACTG GTTTGGGTATGGTGACACCTCTTGGTTGTGGAGTGGATAAAACATGGAACCAATTGATTGATGGAAAATGTGGGATAAGAGCATTACGTTTGGAGGATCTCAAGATGAATAGTTTTGATTCAGAAACTCAGTTGACTACATTTGATCAATTGACTTCCAAAGTTGCCGCTGTTGTTCCCACAGGAACCAACAAGGGCGAATTCAATGAGGAACTTTGGCTTAATTCTAAG GAACATCGATCAATGACAAGGTTTGTAGCATATGCGCTATGTGCTGCTGAGGAAGCTCTTAGAGATTCTAATTGGTTTCCCACTGAGCAGGAACACAAGGAAAGAACG GGGGTGTCTATTGGTGGGGGAATTGGAAGCGTTAGTGATATGTTAGACTCTGCACAACTGATATGCGAGAAG CGTCTTCGTCGACTTAGTCCATTTTTTGTCCCACGGATATTGATCAACATGGCATCAGGTCATGTTAGCATGAAATATGGGTTCCAG GGGCCAAATCATGCTGCAGTCACTGCTTGTGCTACTGGATCACATTCTATTGGTGATGCAATGAGAATGATTCAATTTGGGGATGCAGATGTTATGGTGACTGGAGGGACTGAGTCGAGCATTGATGCATTGTCAATTGCAGGATTCTGCAG GTCCCGAGCCTTGACTACAAAGTATAACTCAATGCCACAGGAAGCATCACGGCCATTTGACAGTGGCCGAGACGGGTTTGT GATAGGAGAAGGTTCTGGAGTCTTGGTCTTGGAG GAACTTGAGCATGCTAAAAATCGAGGAGCCAAAATCTATGCAGAGATTCGTGGCTATGGGATGTCAG GGGATGCATATCACATTACTCAACCTCCTAGTGATGGGAGAGGTGCCATTCTGGCCATGACTCGTGCTTTAAGACAG TCAGGTCTTCATCCTTCTGATGTAGATTACATAAATGCACATGCTACATCGACACATTTGG GTGATGCAATAGAAGCTAATGCTATCAAAACCGTATTCTCTGACCATGCTAGCTCTTCTGCTTTAGCCTTCTCCTCCACCAAG GGGGCTATTGGTCATCTCCTAGGAGCTGCTGGAGCGGTTGAAGCAATTTTTTCTGTTTTAGCAATACGGCAT GGAATTGCTCCATTAACTCTTAATTTAACAAAGCCAGATTCTGTATTTGGTGATGGTTTCATGCCGTTGACTGCTTCAAAGGAGATGCCGATTAGAGTAGCTATGTCAAACTCTTTTGGTTTTGGAGGAACAAATGCTTCCCTACTTTTTGCCTACTCTGGATCCGAATAA